DNA from Deltaproteobacteria bacterium:
ACTGGCCCCCCGCCGAGTTCCGCCCGCCGGTGCCCGAAGGGGTGCGTCCCGCCGTCGCGCGCGGCCGGCTCGCGGGCATCGCGGAGCGCGTCAACTGGTCGAGCGGGCCGCCGCTCGGCGCCGCGGAGGTGCAGCACCTCCGCAACCTCTACGACGGCGGCATCCGCTTCTGGGACACGGAGCTGCGGCGGCTCCTCGACGGGCTCGGCGCGCTCGGCGTGCGCGACTCGACCATCGTCGTCGTGACGGCCGATCACGGCGAGGAGTTCCAGGAGCACGGCAAGCTGACCCACGGCCCCGACCTGTACGACGAGCTGCTGCACGTGCCGCTCGTCATCGCCGGGCCCGGCGTGGCGTCCGGCCGCGTGCGGGAGCAGGTGCAGGGCATCGACGTCTTCCCGACGGTGGCGGCCATGCTGGGCGTGCAGGCGCCCGCCGGCCTCCCCGGCGTCGACTTGATGGCGCGGCGCGAGCCGCGCCCCGCCTTCTCCGAGACGAGCCTCGGCATCGTCGACGGGAAGTCCGGGAAGCTCGTCTCCCTGCGCACGCCGGAGTGGAAGCTCATCCAGACGCCGGCGACGGGACGCTTCGAGCTGTACGACCTGGTCCACGACCCCGGGGAGCGCGAGGATCGCTTCGGCACCGCGCCCGAGGGCGCGGCCCTCGCCGCCGAGCTGGCGGCGTGGCAGCCGCCTCCTCCGCCCGTGGTGGTCACGACCGAGGCGACGCCGAAGCTCGAGCGCGAGCTGCGCGCGCTCGGGTACGTGCAGTGAGGCGTGATGAGCGCGGCCACCGCAACCGTTGCCATCCCGACCCGCAATCGCCGCGCCCGGCTGATCCCGCTCCTCGAACGGCTGATCCCGCAAGCAGCAGACGTCGGCGCGGACATCCTGGTGGTCGACAACGGCTCGAGCGACGGCACCGTCGAAGCGGTGCGCGCGCTCGCGGGGGACAGGGTCCGCTGCATCGTCGAACCGGGCGCGGGCGCAACTCGGGCACGTAACGCCGGGGCGCGCGCGGCGCGCGGCGAGGTGGTGGCCTTCATCGACGACGATGCCCTGCCCCGTCCCGGCTGGCTCGCGGCCCTCCTCGATCCGTTCTCCGACGGGCGCGTCGGCTGCGTGGGTGCGCGCGTCCGGCTGCGCTTCGAAGGGGCGGGCCCCGCATGGATCAACGACGCCCTCGCAGCCTACCTGGCGGCCTATGATCTCGGCGACGACCCCGTCGACCTCGCGACCAGACCCCGCCACGAGGCCCCCCGGGGCCTCAACATGGCCGTCCGACGAGGAGCCCTGCTGGAGGTGGGAGGCTTCGACGTCCGTCTCGGGCCCCGCGGCAGCCGGCCGAGCGTCGGCGAGGAGAGCGAGCTCTGCCTGCGGCTTCTCGGACGGGGCTACGGCGTCCGATACGATCCCCGCGCCGAGGTCGAGCACCTGGTGGATCCGGCACGGCTCGACGCCGCGTGGTTCCTGCGCCGAGCATTCTGGACGGGCTGGGGGGAGGGGTTCATCGACGCTCGGTACCAGGCGCTGCGCAAGGTTGCGGGGCGCGTCCGCTGGCACTACGGACGCGCGCTGCTCGGGCTGCCCCATGCGGCCTCGCCGGGGTACGAGCGCAACCGGCTCTCCGCGGCGTGCGGGAGGCGCGAGGCGTGCGGCTACATCCTCGCGTTCCTCCGCTACAGAGCCTGGTGGAGCGGTCGCGTCGGGATGCAGCGAGGCGCCGCCAGCGCCCGCGCCAAGTCAGCCGATGCCTAGGGTTCCAACGATCGGCTCGTTTCCGCTTCTCGATCGCGCTGCTCGCTACTTTCCCATCCGTCGACTCCTCCGGGAACACATGTCGCCCGGCGACAGGCTCCTCGAGGTCGGCTCCGGACCGTTCGGCATCGGCTGGTTCCACCGCTGCGCCTTCGTCGGCTGCGACATGGAGTTCGAGCTGCCCCCGACTCCACCGCTCGTGCCGGTCATCGCTCAAGCGCGCAGCCTGCCGTTTCCGGACGCATCCTTCGACGCCGTCGTCCTGTCGGACGTCCTGGAGCACGTCGATCCGGCAGCTCGCTCCAACGTCCTGCGCGAGGCTCTTCGAGTGACGAGGAAGCTGGCCGTGATCGGCTTCCCCTGCGGGCCGGACGCGCTCAGGGTCGATCGAAGCCTCTACCAGGAATACCGCAGGAGGAGCCTGTCGCCGCCGCGCTGGCTGGAGGAGCACATGCGCAACGGTTTCCCGGACGAGCGCGTGCTGGACGAACTACCGGGGACGTGGAAGGTGCTCACGTGCAGCAACGAGTCGGTGCGGTTCCACGAGTGGATGATGATGAGCCAGCTGTCCTTCGCGCGCCGCGTCGCATTCAGAGCGGCGCTGATGCTCGTGCCGGCCGTCGTGGAACGGTTGCTTCGGTACGCCGACGGCACGCCGCCCTACCGGCGCATCTTCGTGGTCACACCGGCCTCGGCATGACGCTGAGGGACCGCTGCGCAGGCCTGGCCGCGGCGCTGCTGCGCCGGCCCTCGTACCAGGACCGCCTTCGGATGCTGATCGAACGCCACGCGCCCGGCCACTCGTTCGTGGACGTCGGCTGCATGTGGAACGTCGACGGGGCCTACGCCTTCCACGCGCTCGACAAGGGAGCCGTGCAGGTGACGGGCGTCGACGTGCAGGAAGCCACCGAGCGATTCCATGCGGAGAATGCGCGTCGAGGCCCGCGCGTCACCTTCGTGCAAGGCGACATCAACGATCCGACCCTTCCCGGGCGGCTGGGCAAGGTCGACGTCGTGTTCTGCTCGGGCGTCCTCTACCACATGCCCAACCCCCTCACGACCGTGGAGCAGCTTCGCGCCCTTTGCCGCCGCACTCTCATCCTCGGCTCCGCGACGATCCCCGAGCAGGATATCCCGCAGCTCGCGGTCTACTATCCCTTTCTCGACGCCCGCTTTCACCGCAAGCTCGTGCGGCGGATCGCCGGGGTCAAATTCGGGCTCGATACGCCCTTCCGCCACGACTGGTACTATGCGAACTGGTTCTGGGGATTCACGCCCAGCTGCATTCGGGCCATGCTGGCGACGGTCGGCTTCGAGACGCTGGAGGTCTACACGTGGGGCCGTGCGGCGTGCTTCGTGTGCGCGCCTCGGGACGAAACTTCATCCCCGAGCTGACCGAGCAGGCGCTCATGTCGGGTGGCGGCTCCCGACCCGGCCCAGCGTCGGCGCCCTGGCCGCGTTCCCCGACAGCAAAAGCGTCTGAAGGATTGCGACGACCCAGCCAAGGTCGGTGCGAGCGCAGCAGCGACGGCGCGGCAGGCCACCAGGAACATCGGATAGCCGGGGGTGCGGGCAGACGTCACGACACGCAGCGACCACAGGGCGTCGGCCAGACGCAGGTAGGCTCGCGTGTCGTTGCCGCGGGCGACGCCGTTGGCTGCGACGAACATGAGCCAGTCGCCGGCCGAAACCGCCCCGAGCACCAACGCGACAATCCGATGCAGCATTCTCTCGTTCCCCACGTGGCACGACTACTGGATCATCTCGTCCTCGCCCCCAAGAAGCGGGTAGAGGATCAAAACCCGCGCCTCCGAAGCCTCGCGACAAGGGAATGGCTCGGAATGAGATGGCCCTCCGGCCGCCTACGCGGCCCGGACGTAGGACCAGACATCCTGATGCGCGGTCCAGCCGCGCTCCTTGAAGCGGAGGAGCACGATTCCAGGCGCGAAGCGCTCGGACATTACCCTCTCCACGTACCTTCGCGCGTGCAGCGTGATGCCGTAAACTGCCCAGCGCCGATAAGGGACGAACCCAACCCCATACTCTGCGAGCGCGCGGCGGAATTCGGTCTCCGCCGCCACGAACTCCGGCCCATACCAGTCGAGGTGCGCAAGGCATGACTCCCCCTGCGTCGTGAACATCAGCAGGCCGGCCGGGCAGAGCACCCCGACGAGCACGTCCAGTAGCGCGAGGCCAGTCGCCGCGGGCAGGTGCGTGAGCAAGGACCCGACGAAGATGAGATCGTAGTTGTCCGGGAAGCGCGCCCGGCGTGGATCGGAGGGCACGACGAGGCCTTTCAAGCCGAACTCACGCACGCAGAAGCGTACCGCCTGCCGGTCCACGTCGGCCGCCGTGATGCGCGAGGCGGGCATCCGGGTCCGTAGCGTTCGCGCGACGCGCCCGTAGCCCGAAGGCAACAGCAGGCACGAAGTGATGTCGTCGAACCGCCGACCGGCGAGCCTGAGCGCGTCGTCGATCTCGGCCACGGCGAGCGGTCCCGTGTTGAAGTAGTGCCGCACATCCTCGGGCGCCTCGGATCGGAGCATCTGGTCATCGACGTGGATGCGCCCCTGCGGGTACGTGCGCGCGAGGAGGCCGGGCGGCAGGAGCGGGCCGACAGTCCGGTTGAGCGCCTTCAAAGCCTTCAGTGTGAGGGGGCGCACGTCAGGGTTCCCTAGCACGGCAGGCGTCGCGCGCGCGAAGGTTCGCTCCAACTCTTGGGCGTGCTGAGGGGCTGTCTCGAGAACGTGCGGGTCGCGTACATCAGCCGAGTGCGCCCCCCTGCTCGACGGCTACCTCCGCCGCCTCGCCCACCAGGAGGCGCGGGCCCGACGGGTCTTCGCGGCTGCCGGCCATCGGCGCCGCCTTCGACCGCGGCGAGATCACCTGACTCCCTCCACCGTCTTTCGCCCTACAGAACGGGCATGGTAAGCAGCGCGGGCGGGAATCGATGAGCATGCTCACGAACCTCCGGGCACGCGACGCGAGGAAGCGCGGATATCATCGCGGTCGGCCAGACGATCTTTACTGCCACGGCTCCATCAGGATGTCGAAGAAGTGGGACCCCGGCGCCGGAACTGCGACGCCGAGCATGCCAGCTCCGACCTCGGGATCCGGGATGTCGCGCGCGACGAGGACTGGATCGGAGCTGGACGAGACGCCCGGCAACGTCGCGACGCGCGTCCTCGGCGAGCGCCACGCAACCTTCTAGGCGGGCGCCACGGGGATCGGCCGACACGCCTGTGATATCGTCGTATTCCTTGCGGTCGTCGCGGGGCCGTCGCCATGGGCGTTTCTGCTCGCCACTGCGAGCGGGAGGCGGCATACCGCGGCGTTGGCGCATGGCCTTCTCTACTTTCTCGTCGTCTGGACGCTGCTCGACATGGCCGTGGCCTTGCTCCTCGGGGCAGCGGGGCATCTCGACATGGCCGCGCTCGTGGTGGTGGAGACGGCTCTCGGCATCGGCGGCATCATCTGCGTCTGCCGCGGGAGCGATTCCACGGCGCGACGCGACTTCGGGGAGCGGCCGTTCGTGCCGCTCGAACGACTCCTCGTCGCAACAGTGGGCGGTCTCGGCGTGGCGATCCTTCTCAGGCTCGCTCGAACACCGACTACGGACTACGACTCGCTGCTCTACCATCTGACCGCGGTAGCCGAGTACTACCAGAAGCATTCGTTCGTCGACCTGCCATCGCTCGGAATGGGGTCAGGGTTCATCGGTCGCTATCCCTTCGGGTGGGAAGCGCTGAGCACATTGTTCGTAATCTCGTTTCGCGATGATTTCCTCGTCACGCTGCCGAATCTCGTCGCGGCCGCGGTGTTCGCAATCTCGACGTACCTCTTGAGTCTCGACCTCGGGGCTCGGAGGCTCGCCGCACTCGCAGCGGTCGCGCTTCTGCTGAGCGGTCCTGTCATATCGATGCTGATGTTCAGCCTGCACGTCGACCTCGCGCTGGCAGCCTTCTTCGTGGCGGGACTATACGGATCCGCCGTTCTCGCCAGGAGCAAGTCCGGCGTCGACGCGGGTCTCCCCCTCGCGGCGGTAGCGGTCGTCTGCGGCGTCAAGACCTCGGGCCTCGTGTACGGGCCCCTCGTGCTCGCGACGGCGTGCGTGCTTGCCCGTTGGACACGCTGGCCTCCGTCTTCACCTGCGGAACACGCCGGGCCGGAACGGGTCGCATTGATCTTTGTCACCGTTGCCGCAATCTGGGTCGGCACATTCTGGTACGCGAGGAATTTCATCGACGTCGGGAATCCCGTCGGTGATGTCCAGGTCAAGGTCGGGAACACAATCGTCTTCCCGGGCACGCTCACCCGGGAATACCTTCGTCGCACGACCCTGCTCTCGTGTTTCAACATCTCGGACCCACACGACTGGGCGATCCTGTTTCGCGTGCTCCGGGCGAATCTCGGCCTTCCCTTCGCCGTGCTCGCAGCGCTCGCGGTCGTCTGGCGACCCGGTCAGCTCGACAGCGATCCCGGGAAGAAGCGAGCACGTCTTGTTTTGACCGGCATCATGGCCGGGACGGCCCTGCTGTATTGCCTGACGCCGTTCAGCGGCGGCAACGCGAACACGGGATTCCGAATCACGCCGTGGGTCCGGGAAGGCCTGCGTTATGCCGTGCCCTTCCTCGGCACATTGGGCGTCCTCGCCGCGCTCGGTGCGACGCGTCTCGGGCGCATGCTACCGCTTGTCGGCGTGGTGGCGGCGCTGGTTGCGATTCGTGAGGCGCGCGGATGGTACCTGCACTCACCCGCGCTGCTGATCGCGGCGATTTGGGGGACCTGGTTGGTCGTGGACTACGTCCGTTCGCAGCGCCGCCCACGCTCCGCCTTTTCCGCAGCGACCGCCGCTTGCCTGCTCGTTGTCGCCTTCGTCGTCGGTAGCCTGCGCCTGCGGCATCAGCATAGTGAGGAACGGATGAGGAGATACGGCTCCGGCGCGGCGTTCGTCGAGACGCTCGGCCCCGACGACGTGATCGGACACTTCCTCGATCGCGAGCCGTATCTCCTCTATGGCCGCTTCATCGACCGAAGGGTCACGTGGGTGCCCTCCGCGAGCGATGGACTCGATGCGTGGATTGCCGAGTTGCGGCGGCGACGGGTCCGCTGGATCGCCGTGGGTCCGCTCAGCGCGGGTTGGAAACGGCGGCAGGCCGACGTCCGGGAGCTCGCATGGATCAAGAGCAACCCTAATGTCTTCGTGCCCGTCCACGGCCGAGGCAAAAGCGACGAGACGACCTTCTATCGGCTGGCCGATCCGTCGGCCATCCCCCACTCCGCGACGTAGTTCGGCGTGTCGGGCCAGATCAGGTCGGGGTCGAAGCCGTAGAGAAGCATCGATACAGGCTCCATCGGCACCGACCCGGTGATCTTCAGAAGGAGCTCCATCACCTCACGGGCCTCGCGGATCGCCGCTGAAGAACGTGCAGGTCGCCTCCCGAGCATGCAATCGTGCGCTAGAAAGCAAGGGGCGGGCTTGACAGAGGCGGCGCTTTCGCCTATTGTTCGCCTCCAATGGAGGCCTGCCCGGCTCCCGGGGCTGTGCACCCGGACATCGTGCCCACCGACGTCCTCGCGGCCGACGCCGGCCGCGGGCTCATGGCGGCCGACTGCGCCACCATGCTCGACGGCTACCTCCGCCGCCTGGCCCGCCAGGAGGCCCGCGCCCGGAGGGTCCTCGGCACGCTCGCCCGCGGCTTCCTCCGCCGCCACCACCACCACCACGACCTGGGCTTCGCCCGCCTGCGCGACTACACCCGCGAGCGGCTCGGGCTCTCCGCGCGCGAGCTTCAGACGCTCGCCCACGTGGTCGAGGGCATGGCGCGCCTTCCGGCCATCGGCGACGCCTTCGACAGCGGCGAGATCAACTGGTCGCAGGCGCGCTGCCTGGTGGCGCTGGCCACCCCCGAGGACGCGCCCCTCTGGCTGCTCATCGCCCGCTTTCGGACCGTGCGGGCGCTCGAGGCGACCGTGGCGCGCAGGGCCGGCCGGCGCGTCGCCGGCGACACCATCGACGGTGAGCCGCGCGTGCGGGTGCGGCTGCCGTGCCCGCGCCACGTCCGCGCGCGCTGGAGCGAGGTGCTGGAGCTCGCTCGCTGCATGTGCGGCAGCGAGGTCGCGCCGTGGCACGCGGCCGAGGCCATCGCCGCCGAGGGGCACTCGGCGCGCGGAGTCGAGCCCGACGATCCGCTGGCGGGGCTGCCCGATCCCGTACCGAGGCCCCTTCCCGAGTATGAGGCCCGCGACCCGTTGCCGGCGCTCGACTGGTCGGCCGTCCAGGAGGCGTTGCCCGAGGACGTCAAGGCGTTCGCGCGCGGGGCCGAGGACCTGAACGCCTTCGCCCTCGATCGGCGCATGCGGGCCGCCCTCCGTGCCATGCAGCGGGTCGACTTCCAGATGGGCCGCCTGCTGCACCTCGTGTTCGCGCGGCGCCTGCACCGGCTGCTCGGATTCCCGACCGCGGCGCGTTACGTGCAGGAGCGCCTCGGGCTGTCGGCGCGCAAGGCCCGGGCGCTGGTCTCGCTCGAGCGGCGCAGCGCCGCGCTGCCCGCCCTGGCGGCGGCGTACCGGCAGGGGGAGGTGTCGTGGCTGCGGGCGCTCAGTCTCCTGCCCGTCGCCGACGAGGGTAGCGCGGCCGCCTGGGTGGCGCGTGCGCAGGCGGTCACCGTCCGCCGCCTCGTCGACGAGGTCGAGTGGACGCTCGCCGTGCGCGACACGTGCGGGGAGGCCCCCGGCCCCCCGCCCCTCGGCACGCGGCTGGTGCGGCCCCAGCGGCAAGTGTGTGCGCACGCCGTCGACGCCGACATCACGTTCTTCGCCCCCGCCTCGGTCGCCATCCTCCTCCGCAGCGCGATCACCAGCTTCACCCGGCTCACCGAGCCGTCCTGGCGGGGCCTCGAGCGCCTCCTCGACCACGTGCACCAGGAGTGGAGCACGCAACCGC
Protein-coding regions in this window:
- a CDS encoding glycosyltransferase encodes the protein MSAATATVAIPTRNRRARLIPLLERLIPQAADVGADILVVDNGSSDGTVEAVRALAGDRVRCIVEPGAGATRARNAGARAARGEVVAFIDDDALPRPGWLAALLDPFSDGRVGCVGARVRLRFEGAGPAWINDALAAYLAAYDLGDDPVDLATRPRHEAPRGLNMAVRRGALLEVGGFDVRLGPRGSRPSVGEESELCLRLLGRGYGVRYDPRAEVEHLVDPARLDAAWFLRRAFWTGWGEGFIDARYQALRKVAGRVRWHYGRALLGLPHAASPGYERNRLSAACGRREACGYILAFLRYRAWWSGRVGMQRGAASARAKSADA
- a CDS encoding methyltransferase domain-containing protein, with the protein product MTLRDRCAGLAAALLRRPSYQDRLRMLIERHAPGHSFVDVGCMWNVDGAYAFHALDKGAVQVTGVDVQEATERFHAENARRGPRVTFVQGDINDPTLPGRLGKVDVVFCSGVLYHMPNPLTTVEQLRALCRRTLILGSATIPEQDIPQLAVYYPFLDARFHRKLVRRIAGVKFGLDTPFRHDWYYANWFWGFTPSCIRAMLATVGFETLEVYTWGRAACFVCAPRDETSSPS
- a CDS encoding class I SAM-dependent methyltransferase, giving the protein MRPLTLKALKALNRTVGPLLPPGLLARTYPQGRIHVDDQMLRSEAPEDVRHYFNTGPLAVAEIDDALRLAGRRFDDITSCLLLPSGYGRVARTLRTRMPASRITAADVDRQAVRFCVREFGLKGLVVPSDPRRARFPDNYDLIFVGSLLTHLPAATGLALLDVLVGVLCPAGLLMFTTQGESCLAHLDWYGPEFVAAETEFRRALAEYGVGFVPYRRWAVYGITLHARRYVERVMSERFAPGIVLLRFKERGWTAHQDVWSYVRAA
- a CDS encoding methyltransferase domain-containing protein, whose product is MRPRRGTSATGSPRRAGGARRAATSSRSSATEPGGAVASGCSEAPPAPAPSQPMPRVPTIGSFPLLDRAARYFPIRRLLREHMSPGDRLLEVGSGPFGIGWFHRCAFVGCDMEFELPPTPPLVPVIAQARSLPFPDASFDAVVLSDVLEHVDPAARSNVLREALRVTRKLAVIGFPCGPDALRVDRSLYQEYRRRSLSPPRWLEEHMRNGFPDERVLDELPGTWKVLTCSNESVRFHEWMMMSQLSFARRVAFRAALMLVPAVVERLLRYADGTPPYRRIFVVTPASA
- a CDS encoding HNH endonuclease, with amino-acid sequence MPTDVLAADAGRGLMAADCATMLDGYLRRLARQEARARRVLGTLARGFLRRHHHHHDLGFARLRDYTRERLGLSARELQTLAHVVEGMARLPAIGDAFDSGEINWSQARCLVALATPEDAPLWLLIARFRTVRALEATVARRAGRRVAGDTIDGEPRVRVRLPCPRHVRARWSEVLELARCMCGSEVAPWHAAEAIAAEGHSARGVEPDDPLAGLPDPVPRPLPEYEARDPLPALDWSAVQEALPEDVKAFARGAEDLNAFALDRRMRAALRAMQRVDFQMGRLLHLVFARRLHRLLGFPTAARYVQERLGLSARKARALVSLERRSAALPALAAAYRQGEVSWLRALSLLPVADEGSAAAWVARAQAVTVRRLVDEVEWTLAVRDTCGEAPGPPPLGTRLVRPQRQVCAHAVDADITFFAPASVAILLRSAITSFTRLTEPSWRGLERLLDHVHQEWSTQPRHRDPIFARDGWRCAVPACTSRRNLHDHHLLFRSRGGGNARDNRITVCAWHHLRGIHQGRVRAWGTAPDAVTWELGTRPGQPPLLTLRGDRYMEGSDSELVT